DNA from Thermodesulfobacteriota bacterium:
GCTTCTATAAATTTCTGTGCCACGCCTTTCTCATCCATTACATCAATACCGATAAAAACAACTCCCTTCTCCTTGTACTCCTTCCATGTATATTCAAAAAAGGGGATTTCCTCTCTACAAGGAGCGCACCAGGATGCCCAAAAGTTGAGGACGACTGGCTTTCCTTTGAAATCAGATAAATTTATATCCCTTTCTCCATTGAGTGAGGGAAGAGAGAAGGTCTTAGCATCTTGCATTTCACCACTTGAAGTAGTTTTAGTTTCTCCCCTTTCGCATGAAAGAATCAAAATAAAAGAGCATAATGCGATTAATAGACCCAGCGGATTTGTCATAACCATCTCCCGTTTCTATATTAACTGATAAATATTATAAAATTAAATCGTTTTTAATTATCCAAGATTGAGTAAACAATATAAGCTATAACGGTGGATATTGGAAGTATAACTGATCGCGTAAGAATCATTTCATTTACAACTCTCTATCTTACCTCATGATCCATCACTCGCGCCGTTTACATACAAAAGCAGAATAAACGGAATAATAATGATTAAGTGTAACACATCGTTAAATTCGTTTTCGAATCTTTAGAAGCTGGTCGTTGCTTATATCATAGATGGTGTCTACATCTCTAAGCATTTCTAAACAATCAGACTTAATGCCACTGTGTCGCAATTTTTTTATGGTCTGATCAAATACGAGATTTGTGCTCCAATCGATGTCATGAAAAATCTCCGGAATGAATCGTCTTAATCCAAGTAGATAATAACCACCATCATAGGAAGGACCTATGACTACCTCTGACGTCTCGAGTTTTTCGAAGGCTGTTAAGATCGTCTGTATTGTGATTTGAGGGCAGTCCGTTCCAATGATGACTGTTTTGTCCGCTCCTAGCGAGAAGGCATGACTGAAAGCATTTGACATCTTTTCCCCAAGTGAATTTCCTTCCTGTGCGATAAATGATAGACCATTAAATTTCAACCAGCGCATTACGTCATTTTTTCTTTCGGGCGGGTCGAAGAATACGATCTTTCTATGGTCAGCTAACTTCGATAGGTCGTAGATGATCTGTTCCGCCATCTTTCTGTAAAACATGGCGGCATTTTCAAAACCTATGTTCTTAGCGAGCCGTGTTTTTACCTTCTTGGGCTCTGGATACTTAACAAAAATTAGGAGCATAGGATTTACGTAATTTCCCTCCTGCTAACAGCAGTTTCCCCCATCCACGCAGCATCTATAATCCTCGTTC
Protein-coding regions in this window:
- a CDS encoding TlpA disulfide reductase family protein, whose product is MTNPLGLLIALCSFILILSCERGETKTTSSGEMQDAKTFSLPSLNGERDINLSDFKGKPVVLNFWASWCAPCREEIPFFEYTWKEYKEKGVVFIGIDVMDEKGVAQKFIEAFDITYVNLHDPSGEVSNAYGVVALPATFFIDREGKITKKNYGPFLGEDGEKNFMKYLKEISD
- a CDS encoding TIGR04282 family arsenosugar biosynthesis glycosyltransferase — translated: MLLIFVKYPEPKKVKTRLAKNIGFENAAMFYRKMAEQIIYDLSKLADHRKIVFFDPPERKNDVMRWLKFNGLSFIAQEGNSLGEKMSNAFSHAFSLGADKTVIIGTDCPQITIQTILTAFEKLETSEVVIGPSYDGGYYLLGLRRFIPEIFHDIDWSTNLVFDQTIKKLRHSGIKSDCLEMLRDVDTIYDISNDQLLKIRKRI